Proteins from a genomic interval of Anolis sagrei isolate rAnoSag1 chromosome 1, rAnoSag1.mat, whole genome shotgun sequence:
- the DES gene encoding desmin: protein MSQSYSSSQRLSSYRRTFGGAGAVSPSFPRASFGTKGSSSSMSSRVYQVSRSAAPSSLSSFRASYSAPLRSAYQGAGELLDFSLADAMNQEFLQTRTNEKVELQELNDRFANYIEKVRYLEQQNALMVAEVNRLKGKEPTRVAEMYEEELRELRRQVEMLTSQRARVDVERDNLLDDLQKLKQRLQEEIHLKEEAENNLAAFRADVDAATLARIDLERRIESLQEEIAFLKKVHEEEIRELQSQLQEQQIQVEMDVSKPDLTAALRDIRAQYETIAAKNISEAEEWYKSKVSDLTQAANKNNDALRQAKQEMMEYRHQIQSYTCEIDALKGTNDSLMRQMREMEERFAGEAGTYQDTIQRLEEEIRHLKDEMARHLREYQDLLNVKMALDVEIATYRKLLEGEESRISLPIQTFSAINFRETSPEQRSSEVHTKKTVTIKTIETRDGEVVSEALQQQHEML from the exons ATGAGCCAGTCCTACTCCTCCAGCCAGAGGCTCTCTTCATACCGCCGGACCTTCGGTGGGGCGGGTGCAGTCTCACCTTCCTTCCCACGGGCCTCCTTTGGCACCAAGGGCTCTTCTAGCTCCATGTCTTCTCGGGTCTACCAAGTGTCCCGCAGTGCCGCCCCATCCAGCCTCTCCAGTTTCCGAGCCAGCTACTCAGCCCCACTGCGCTCAGCCTACCAGGGGGCTGGGGAACTCCTTGACTTCTCCTTGGCCGATGCCATGAACCAGGAGTTCCTACAGACACGCACCAATGAGAAAGTGGAGCTCCAGGAGCTCAATGATCGCTTTGCCAACTACATTGAGAAGGTGCGTTACCTGGAGCAGCAGAATGCGCTCATGGTGGCTGAAGTCAACCGGCTCAAAGGCAAGGAGCCCACACGGGTGGCTGAGATGTATGAAGAGGAACTGCGAGAGCTGAGGCGCCAGGTGGAGATGCTGACCAGCCAGCGAGCACGCGTCGATGTGGAGAGGGACAACCTGTTGGATGACCTCCAGAAGCTGAAGCAAAG GCTGCAGGAAGAGATTCATCTCAAAGAAGAAGCCGAGAACAACCTAGCTGCTTTCAGAGCT GATGTCGATGCAGCCACTCTGGCCCGAATTGACCTTGAGAGGCGCATTGAATCTTTGCAAGAAGAAATTGCATTCCTCAAAAAGGTGCATGAAGAG GAAATCCGAGAATTGCAATCTCAGCTTCAAGAACAGCAAATCCAGGTTGAGATGGATGTGTCGAAGCCAGACCTGACAGCAGCATTACGTGATATCCGTGCCCAGTATGAGACTATTGCTGCAAAGAACATCTCTGAGGCTGAGGAATGGTATAAATCCAAG GTGTCTGACCTGACCCAGGCAGCGAATAAGAACAACGATGCCCTGCGCCAAGCCAAGCAGGAGATGATGGAATACCGGCACCAGATCCAGTCATACACCTGTGAGATTGATGCACTCAAGGGCACG AATGATTCTTTGATGAGGCAGATGCGGGAGATGGAGGAACGCTTTGCCGGCGAGGCTGGTACTTATCAGGACACGATCCAGAGGCTTGAAGAGGAGATCCGACACTTGAAGGATGAGATGGCACGGCACCTGCGGGAGTACCAGGATCTGCTCAATGTCAAGATGGCTCTTGACGTTGAGATTGCTACTTACCGCAAGCTGCTGGAGGGTGAAGAAAGCAG AATTTCTCTTCCCATCCAAACCTTTTCTGCCATCAACTTCCGAG AAACTAGTCCAGAGCAACGGAGCTCTGAGGTCCACACTAAGAAAACTGTGACCATCAAAACCATTGAGACACGTGATGGGGAG GTGGTCAGTGAAGCCCTGCAGCAGCAACATGAGATGCTGTAA